From Lagenorhynchus albirostris chromosome 15, mLagAlb1.1, whole genome shotgun sequence, one genomic window encodes:
- the CHST12 gene encoding carbohydrate sulfotransferase 12 — MDTMTKSRFFRLWLVLGSVFMILLIIVYWDNMGTAHLYLHTSLSRPHILQPFPSPKPGDGKYFTASIEEILEKLLSAHAKQNILLGRKVEQPSLLASSKPVLSNMEESVRGYDWSSHDAQQSPDPDGRQAERRSVLRGFCANASFVFPAKERSFDDIPNYELNHLIVDDRHGVIYCYVPKVACTNWKRVMIVLSQSLSDQGTPYRDPLDIPREYVHNSSTHLTFNKFWRRYGKFSRHLMKVKLKKYTKFLFVRDPFVRLISAFRSKFELENEEFYQKFAVPMLKRYSNHTSLPKSVSEAFSAGLRVSFANFIQYLLDPHTEKLAPFNEHWRQVHRLCHPCQIDYDFVGKLETLDQDATQLLRLLKVDRLLQFPPSYRNRTASSWEEGWFAKIPLAWRRQLYKLYEADFVLFGYPKPENLLRD; from the coding sequence ATGGACACAATGACCAAAAGCCGGTTCTTCCGCCTGTGGCTGGTCTTGGGGTCCGTCTTCATGATCCTCCTGATCATCGTGTACTGGGACAACATGGGCACCGCCCACTTGTACCTGCACACTTCCCTCTCCAGGCCTCACATCCTGcagcccttccccagccccaagcCAGGGGACGGCAAGTATTTCACTGCCAGCATTGAGGAGATTTTGGAGAAGCTCCTCAGTGCTCATGCGAAGCAGAACATCCTTCTGGGTAGAAAGGTGGAGCAGCCCTCCCTGCTGGCCTCCAgcaagcctgtgctcagcaacatgGAAGAGAGTGTGAGGGGCTACGACTGGTCCAGCCACGACGCCCAGCAGAGCCCGGACCCGGACGGGCGGCAGGCCGAACGGAGGAGCGTGCTGAGGGGGTTCTGCGCCAATGCCAGCTTTGTGTTTCCCGCCAAGGAGCGCTCTTTCGATGACATTCCCAACTATGAGCTGAACCACCTCATCGTGGACGACCGCCACGGGGTCATCTACTGCTATGTGCCCAAGGTGGCCTGCACCAACTGGAAGCGCGTGATGATCGTCCTGAGCCAGAgcctctcggaccagggcacgccCTACCGTGACCCCCTGGACATCCCCCGGGAGTACGTCCACAACTCCAGCACCCACCTGACTTTCAACAAGTTTTGGCGCCGCTACGGGAAGTTCTCCCGCCACCTCATGAAAGTTAAGCTGAAAAAGTACACTAAGTTCCTGTTCGTGCGGGACCCCTTCGTCCGCCTCATCTCGGCCTTCCGCAGCAAGTTCGAGCTGGAGAACGAAGAGTTCTACCAGAAGTTCGCCGTCCCCATGCTGAAGAGGTACTCCAACCACACCAGCCTGCCCAAGTCGGTCAGCGAGGCCTTCAGTGCAGGCCTCAGGGTGTCCTTCGCCAACTTCATCCAGTACCTGCTGGACCCTCACACCGAAAAGCTGGCGCCCTTCAACGAGCACTGGAGGCAGGTGCACCGCCTCTGCCACCCCTGCCAGATAGACTACGACTTTGTGGGGAAACTGGAGACCCTGGACCAGGACGCCACCCAGCTGCTCCGGCTTCTCAAGGTGGACAGGCTGCTCCAGTTCCCCCCGAGTTACCGGAACAGAACTGCCAGCAGCTGGGAGGAAGGCTGGTTTGCCAAAATTCCCCTGGCCTGGAGGCGGCAGCTTTACAAACTCTACGAAGCAGATTTCGTCCTCTTTGGCTACCCGAAGCCTGAAAATCTACTTAGAGACTGA